The region GTGGTAGCCCTCGATCACCAACCCCCACCAGGTGATGATCTCGTCGTCGTCGGTGCACGGGTCCGGACCGGTCTTGTTGCTCACCGGAATGCTCCTTCTTCCTGCGGATACAGCGACCTAAGTCTACCCGAAACAGCTCGCCAGGAAATCTCTTGCGGCGAAGAGTTTACTCAGGGTATTGTTTTCCCCGAAAGAGACCCGTGAATGGTCCTGACTCAGCCGCCCCGTGAACAGGAGTCCGACAGTGAGCACCCCAGTAAAGGTCAGCGTCATCTACTACTCGGCCACCGGTACCGGCACCGAGATCGCCAACACGCTAGTCGCCGAGGCCGAGGCGGCCGGCGCCGAGGTGCGGCTGCGTCGCGCCCCCGAGCTCGCGCCCGACGCGGCCATCGACAGCAATCCGGCGTGGCGCGCCAACGTGGAGGCTACCCGCTCCATTCCCGAGGCCACCCCGGAAGATGTGGTGTGGGCCGACGCGGTGCTGTTCGGCTCGCCCACCCGCTTCGGCAACATCGCCTCGCAGCTCAAGCAGTTCATCGATTCCCTCGGCGGCCAGTGGGCGCAGGGTCAGCTGGCGGACAAGGTCTACAGCGGCTTCACCTCCAGCTCCACCGCGCACGGCGGCCAGGAGTCGACGCTGCTGGCGCTGTACAACACCTTCCATCACTTCGGCGGCATCGTGGTGGCGCCGGGCTACACCGACGGCGCGAAGTTCGCCGACGGCAACCCGTACGGCACCAGCCATGTCGACGCGCAGGGTGCGAACAAGGTCGACGATGTCACCCGCTCGGCCGCGGCAGTACAGGCCAAGCGCGTGGTTGCCGTCGCCCGGGCTCTGAAGAACGGGCTCGCCGCCTGACGGACCCCATTCTTCGGCTGACGCGTGCGGGGCACCCTCAACCAAGCAAGTTGGTTTGCGGGTGCCCCTCATGTGTGGGCCGATCGCCCCACGATCGGTTGGGTACGGCGATGGCCGAGACGACGAGGCCCTTGCGGACCAGCCACCGGCCGGTGAAGGCCGTCAGCGGCCGACCTGCCAGCTCGGCGCCTTCCTTGCGGAGGTGCGCGGTGAAGGTTCCGGTGCCCAGTTCGAGCCGGGCGTCTTCGAAGCCCAGCCACTGCCGGGTGATCGGGTACCACGCCTTGTAGACCGTTTCCTTGCAGCTGAAGAGGATCCGGTCCCAATGTGTATCGGGGTGCACTGTGGACAGTTCGGCGAGGTGGGTCCGTTCCGCCGCCAAGGAGACCACGTTCAGCACTCCGGCAGGCAGGGGTGCGTGCGGCTCGGCATCGATACCGAGCGTGCGCACCTGCTCGGCGCGCGCCACGACCGCGGCTCGGTAGGCGGCGCAGTGCGTGATGCTGCCGATGATTCTCGCTGGCCACTTCGGTGCGCCGCGCTCGCCGCGCAGCAGCGGCGCGGGAGGCACGCCGAGTCGGCTCAACGCCTGGTGTGCACACCAACGCCCGGTCGTGAACTCCCGGCGCCGCTTATCCCGGGCGTGTGCGATCAGCGCTTCCTCTTCCGGGAAAAGGATCACATCGGGCGGGTCGGTGAAGGCTTCGGCCGAGCTGACTTCGGCAGGCAGCAGTTCTTCGATCACGAACGCCGGTCCCGGTTATCGCACGACGCGACCACACAGCCGCGGTTGGTTGTCTTGACCGGCAACCCGGGCTGCTCCCGCATGCGCGGCACCTCGCACCCCAGCCGTCGGCTGACACCTAGCTCGGCGGCCGACACGGTGTCCCGCTCCCCAGGGCGTGGTCGCCGGAAAGAATCTGTGCGCGCAGCCTTTCGAGTACTTCGGTCACGAGTCGGCCCGAGCGCGGTATTCGCGGCTCGCTTGACGGTTCTGGCTGCACCGGTCCACAGTAGCGCCGCGCAAAATTGCCGACAACTACCCGCAAAGTGTTGACACGTGACCAGAATCGGCTCCATCTAGTGCCTCGGCCAGGAAACCTTGGTTGGGGTATAGCTCAGCTCGTGTGCGCGACCTGCTGAGACGGCGGTTCGTGCTCGCAATCCCAGTCCGTGGAGTTGGGTTTACATGGCACCGGGACCCCGCTACCGTCGGCGGCATGATCCCGACAGCGGCCCTGACCACACGAGGTTACGTGGACTTCGTGCGCGTGTCCTCGGCCCTCTGTCGCCGGTAACGGCCTTTTCTCCTGTTTCGCGCGCGTCGTAACGCGCGTTCACCTTCGGCTCCACCGGAGCCCCGGCGCATCGCTGGTACACACCCGTACGCACTGCTGGGCGCATTGGCACCCGGACGCGCGCACGGCACCTGACCGGCGAAAACGGGCGTGCCGGGGCGCCGGTGGTACGAGATTCCCAACGCGGCCGAAGCGTCGTGGCCGCGTTGCGTCCCCATGCCTTGCGGAGAGTGCAAATGAGTGTTTCCACCGAGCGCGCGCCCACCGGCGCGCCGACCAAACGAGGCCCGATCGCCGTCACGACCGTGCGAACCCGGACGGAACGGCGCGAAAATCGCCTCCCCCGTTGGCTTTTCAAGCTGATCAGCCCGATCGGCCTGGTACTGCTCTGGCAGTTGCTCAGCAGCACCGGGTTGCTCAGCGACGACACGCTGGCCTCGCCCGCGACGGTCGCCGGGACCGCTGTGGACCTGTGGTCGGAGGGACGGTTGCAGGAGGCGATCGCCGCATCGATACAACGGGTTGGGGCGGGGCTGGCGATCGGCGTCGTGGCCGCGACCGTGCTGGCGACCTTGTCCGGGTTGTTCCGGCGCGGCGAGGACATCATCGACGCGCCGATGCAGATGCTGCGCACGGTGCCGGTGATCGGCCTGATTCCACTGCTGATCATCTGGTTCGGCATCGGCGAACAGCCCAAGATCGTGCTGATCGCGCTGGCCGTGACCTTCCCGCTGTACATGAACATCTACGGCGGCATCCGCAACGTCGACGCGGGCCTGGTGGAAGCGGCCAAGACCCTGGGGCTCGGCTGGTTCGCCCAGGTCCGGCACATCATCCTGCCCGCCGCGATGCCGAACGCCCTGGTGGGGCTGCGGTATTCGCTGGGTTCGGCGTGGCTGGCGCTGGTCTTCGGCGAGACGATCAACGCCACCGCGGGCATCGGCTATGAGATGAACACGGCCCGCGAGTTCTTCCAGACCGACGTGATCGTGGTCTGCCTGGTGCTTTACGCAGTGCTCGGCCTCATCGCCGATTTCATCGTCCGACTGCTCGAAAGGACTGTGCTGGCATGGCGACCGGCGTTCAGCGGAGCGTAGTGAAACCCGCGTCGGTGCGCGGCCTGAGCCGCCGTTTCGGCGACCGCACCGTGCTCGATGACCTCGACCTGGAGATCGACCCCGGCCAGTTCGTGGCGCTGCTCGGCCCGAGCGGCTGCGGCAAGAGCACGCTGCTGCGGATCCTGGCCGACCTCGACCGCGAGGTGACCGGCGAAGTCGAGGTGGCCGTGCGTCGCGCGGTGGCGTTCCAAGCACCGCGGCTGATGCCGTGGAAACGCGTGTGGCACAACGTGACCCTCGGCCTGCCCGGCCGTCCGGACAAGAAGCGGGCGGTGGCCGCGCTGGAGGAGGTCGGCCTCGGCCACCGGGTCGACGTCTGGCCGAAAGTGCTCTCCGGCGGCGAGGCGCAGCGGGCATCGCTGGCGCGAGCGCTGGTGCGCGAACCGGACCTGCTGCTGCTGGACGAGCCGTTCTCGGCGCTCGACGCGCTGACCCGGATCAAGGCTCAGCAACTGGTCGGGGAGCTGTGGCAGCGGCACGGTTGCGCGATCTTGCTCGTCACGCATGACGTCGAGGAGGCCCTGCTGCTGGCCGACCGGGTATTGGTGATGCGCGACGGCCGCATCGGCTACGACCAGGTGCTCGACCTGGATCGCCCGCGTGACGTCACCGACCCGGCTTTCCTGGCGCTGCGCGCCGAATTGCTGTCCTGGCTGGGAGTCGGGACCGGAGCGAGGAGTTCGTCGTGACCGTCGAGTTCATCGGGATGATCGGGGCGCAGCACGTTTCGGAGATCCACGCGGCGGCGGGGCCGGTGGTCAATCCGGCGTTCCTGCGCCGGTTCGCCCGGGCCCATGAGGAAGCCGGGTTCGACCGGGTGCTGATCGGCTACGGGTCGAGCAGTCCGGAGAACACCCAGCTGGCCGCCTATGCGGCCGCGCACACCGAGCGGCTGGGCTTCCTGGTCGCGCATCGACCCGGTTTCGTGTCCCCGACCCTGGCGGCCCGCACCTTTGCCACCGCCGACCATCTCACGGGCGGCCGGATCGCGGTGCACATCATCACCGGTGGCAACGACGCGGAACAGCGCCGTGACGGCGACTACCTGGGCAAGGACGAGCGCTACGCACGCACCGATGAATACCTGGACGTCCTCCGGCGGGTGTGGACCGCCGAAGGGCCCCTGAGCCACGACGGCACGCACTACCGGTTCGAGGACTACAACGCGGCCGTCCGCCCGGTTCAGCAGCCCAGGATTCCGCTGTACTTCGGCGGCTCCTCGGAGGCCGCACTGCGGGTCGGCGGCAAGCACGCGGACGTCTTCGCGATGTGGGGCGAGCCGCTGGCACAAACCGCCGAGCAGATCGCCGCGGTCCATAAGGCCGCCGCGGAGGCGGGACGGACGCAACCGCCGCGGATCAGCGTGTCGTTCCGGCCGATTCTGGGTGCCACCGAGGAGCAGGCGTGGGAGCGGGCGCACCGCATCCTCGATCAGATCAACGCGGCGCGGGGCGGGTTGGCGTCCTTCACCGGCCCGAAGACCTTGAATCCTGGCCAGCAGGTGGCCAATGTCGGTTCGCAACGCCTGCTTGCCGCGGCGGCGGCAGGGGAGCTGCACGACCGAGCACTGTGGACGCCAACGGCGGCGGCCACCAACGCGGCAGGCAACTCCACCGCGCTGGTCGGCACCCCGGAGACGGTCGCGGCGGCGCTACTGGACTACGTCGACATCGGCGTCACGACGCTGCTGATTCGCGGCTATGACCCGTTCGACGATGCCGTCGACTACGGCCGAGAGCTGATCCCGCTGGTACGCCAGGAAATCGCCCGCCGAGAAGCGGCCTGACCGGGCCGGGTGACCTTCGCCCCGCTATTTCCGGGAGATCGTACACGAGCAGCCGGATCTGCCCGACTGAACATCAAGAGCGAAACGGGAAACAGTGTACCGAGTACGAATGACAAGAGCCCTGGTAGCGGTCCTGGCCGCGGTACTTCTGACGGTGGCCGGTTGCACCGGGGACAACGCGCCCAAGTCGCTGTCCGATGTGACCCTGGTGCTCGGCGACCAGGCCGGCGGGGTGCGGGCCAGGGTGGAGGCATCTGGGGCGTTCAAGGACGCGCCTTATCGGGTCCGCTGGGCCAATTTCCAAGGCGCAGCGCCGCTTTTCGAAGCCGTGCGATCCGGCGAAGTGGACACCGCGATCGCCGCCGACGCGCCCACCGTGCAGGCCATCGCCGGTGGCGTTCCGGCTCGGCCCGCCCTGGCGACCTCGGCGGCTCCGGCCGCCACGGCGATCATCGTGCCGCCGGGATCGCCGATCCGCACCGTTGCGGACCTGCGCGGCAAACACATCGTGGTTTCCACCGCGCCCGGCAGCGTCTCGCACTACACCGCGCTCGGTGCGCTGGACGAGGCCGGGCTGAGACCACAGGACGTGCAGATCACCTTCAGCCTGCCGACCGATGCGCAGGCCGGGTTCAGCGCCGGGCACATCGATGCCTGGGCGACCTTCGACCCGTACCTGGCGATCGCCGAGCACGCCGGGGCCCGGGTGATCCGCGACGGTGAAGGAATCAATGGGCGCAACGGAATACTGTCGGTGTCGACCATGGCCGCTGCCGACCCGCTCAAGCGAGAGGCGCTGGCCGACGCGATGCGCCGGTTCGCGGCGGCGTGGCGCTGGAGCGACGAGCACCCCGACGAATACCAGCGCGTATACGAGAAGTTGACCTCGTTGGACCCGCCGGTGGCACGGCAGATCTTGACCCGGACCCGGCAGGAGGTCCGACCGCTGACCGATGACGTGGTCGCCGGCCTGCAAGCGGTGGCGGACCGGTTCCACCGCGCGGGCGTGCTGCGCGAGCCGGTGACCGTGGCTCCGGCCTGCGAGCGGGACCTGTACACCGGCAAATGATCGGAGCTGACATGACTCGGACTTGGGCCCCGGACGGGGCGTGCCGCGGCACCGTCGTGCTGCTGCCAGGCAGGGGCGAGACCCCGGCCGTCTACCAGCGCTTCGGCCGACGGCTCTCCGCCGACGGCTACGCGGTGGTGGTGCCGGACCCGGCCACCGATCCCGAGACGTGGTTCCGGCCGGGCGCAGCGCGTTTCCTGGCCGGAACCGATGTCGGCGCCCTGCGTGCTTGGGCGCTCGCCTTGGAGATCGAGGTGGACGGGCTGATCCTCGCGGGCACACCGCTCACGCGAGGGCAGCGGCCCGCCGACCGGACTGCGGAGATCGGGGTGCGCACATCGTGCCCGGTGCACCGCGAACTGCTGGAGAACGATCCGGAGTTCGAGTGGGGACAGCTGACCGGCGACATCCCCGGACCGCCGGAGCGGCTGCCCGAGGTCCCGACGCTGCTGCTGCACGGCGACGCGGACACGGTTGCCCCGGCCGCGCCGGTGATCTCGCTGGCCGCCCAGAATCCGCAGAGTTCGCTGGCGGTGTTCAAGGACGGCGTGCATGACATCCTCAACGACCAGTTCCACCGGAGCGTGGCCGCGCGCATCGTGCTGTTCTGCGAGGAGATCGGCAAGGGCGCGCTGCTGCTGCCGGAGAACCCGGCCGCGCCACGCGCCCGCCGGTCCACGCCCGTGCACGTCTCGGCCCGCGCCGACTACTCGCTGCGGGCCTTGCGCGAACTCGCCGGAAGCGGCACCGAGCCGGTCCCGTGCGAGGTCATCGCCCGGCGCCGGGGAATTCCGCTGAACTCGCTGGTCAACCTGATGATCGAGCTGCGGCGCGCCGGACTGGTCACCAGCCGGCGCGGCTGCGAGGGTGGCTACTGGCTGGCTCGGCCGGCCGGGAAAATCACGGTCGGCGAGGTTGTGCGAGCGGTGGAGGGTGGGGTTACCTCGGTGCACGATGGTTCGCCTGGCGCCGAGGTGTGGCGGGAACTCGGTAAGCAGGTCAGCGCGTTCCTCGACGAGGTTCCGCTGGTCGGCGATCGGTGAGCAGGAAGGATTCCGATGACCCAGCACGA is a window of Saccharopolyspora phatthalungensis DNA encoding:
- the wrbA gene encoding NAD(P)H:quinone oxidoreductase; translated protein: MSTPVKVSVIYYSATGTGTEIANTLVAEAEAAGAEVRLRRAPELAPDAAIDSNPAWRANVEATRSIPEATPEDVVWADAVLFGSPTRFGNIASQLKQFIDSLGGQWAQGQLADKVYSGFTSSSTAHGGQESTLLALYNTFHHFGGIVVAPGYTDGAKFADGNPYGTSHVDAQGANKVDDVTRSAAAVQAKRVVAVARALKNGLAA
- a CDS encoding LLM class flavin-dependent oxidoreductase → MTVEFIGMIGAQHVSEIHAAAGPVVNPAFLRRFARAHEEAGFDRVLIGYGSSSPENTQLAAYAAAHTERLGFLVAHRPGFVSPTLAARTFATADHLTGGRIAVHIITGGNDAEQRRDGDYLGKDERYARTDEYLDVLRRVWTAEGPLSHDGTHYRFEDYNAAVRPVQQPRIPLYFGGSSEAALRVGGKHADVFAMWGEPLAQTAEQIAAVHKAAAEAGRTQPPRISVSFRPILGATEEQAWERAHRILDQINAARGGLASFTGPKTLNPGQQVANVGSQRLLAAAAAGELHDRALWTPTAAATNAAGNSTALVGTPETVAAALLDYVDIGVTTLLIRGYDPFDDAVDYGRELIPLVRQEIARREAA
- a CDS encoding ABC transporter substrate-binding protein — protein: MTRALVAVLAAVLLTVAGCTGDNAPKSLSDVTLVLGDQAGGVRARVEASGAFKDAPYRVRWANFQGAAPLFEAVRSGEVDTAIAADAPTVQAIAGGVPARPALATSAAPAATAIIVPPGSPIRTVADLRGKHIVVSTAPGSVSHYTALGALDEAGLRPQDVQITFSLPTDAQAGFSAGHIDAWATFDPYLAIAEHAGARVIRDGEGINGRNGILSVSTMAAADPLKREALADAMRRFAAAWRWSDEHPDEYQRVYEKLTSLDPPVARQILTRTRQEVRPLTDDVVAGLQAVADRFHRAGVLREPVTVAPACERDLYTGK
- a CDS encoding Rrf2 family transcriptional regulator, with amino-acid sequence MTRTWAPDGACRGTVVLLPGRGETPAVYQRFGRRLSADGYAVVVPDPATDPETWFRPGAARFLAGTDVGALRAWALALEIEVDGLILAGTPLTRGQRPADRTAEIGVRTSCPVHRELLENDPEFEWGQLTGDIPGPPERLPEVPTLLLHGDADTVAPAAPVISLAAQNPQSSLAVFKDGVHDILNDQFHRSVAARIVLFCEEIGKGALLLPENPAAPRARRSTPVHVSARADYSLRALRELAGSGTEPVPCEVIARRRGIPLNSLVNLMIELRRAGLVTSRRGCEGGYWLARPAGKITVGEVVRAVEGGVTSVHDGSPGAEVWRELGKQVSAFLDEVPLVGDR
- a CDS encoding ABC transporter permease; translated protein: MSVSTERAPTGAPTKRGPIAVTTVRTRTERRENRLPRWLFKLISPIGLVLLWQLLSSTGLLSDDTLASPATVAGTAVDLWSEGRLQEAIAASIQRVGAGLAIGVVAATVLATLSGLFRRGEDIIDAPMQMLRTVPVIGLIPLLIIWFGIGEQPKIVLIALAVTFPLYMNIYGGIRNVDAGLVEAAKTLGLGWFAQVRHIILPAAMPNALVGLRYSLGSAWLALVFGETINATAGIGYEMNTAREFFQTDVIVVCLVLYAVLGLIADFIVRLLERTVLAWRPAFSGA
- a CDS encoding ABC transporter ATP-binding protein; amino-acid sequence: MATGVQRSVVKPASVRGLSRRFGDRTVLDDLDLEIDPGQFVALLGPSGCGKSTLLRILADLDREVTGEVEVAVRRAVAFQAPRLMPWKRVWHNVTLGLPGRPDKKRAVAALEEVGLGHRVDVWPKVLSGGEAQRASLARALVREPDLLLLDEPFSALDALTRIKAQQLVGELWQRHGCAILLVTHDVEEALLLADRVLVMRDGRIGYDQVLDLDRPRDVTDPAFLALRAELLSWLGVGTGARSSS
- a CDS encoding 4'-phosphopantetheinyl transferase family protein, translated to MIEELLPAEVSSAEAFTDPPDVILFPEEEALIAHARDKRRREFTTGRWCAHQALSRLGVPPAPLLRGERGAPKWPARIIGSITHCAAYRAAVVARAEQVRTLGIDAEPHAPLPAGVLNVVSLAAERTHLAELSTVHPDTHWDRILFSCKETVYKAWYPITRQWLGFEDARLELGTGTFTAHLRKEGAELAGRPLTAFTGRWLVRKGLVVSAIAVPNRSWGDRPTHEGHPQTNLLG